In the Clupea harengus chromosome 16, Ch_v2.0.2, whole genome shotgun sequence genome, one interval contains:
- the LOC105897493 gene encoding aryl hydrocarbon receptor nuclear translocator-like protein 2 isoform X1 — protein sequence MSAGKVAANSVEGAPEEHTGKARSSSKASSRIPVSLPRIMTRVSSCSVWSEPAAPSSSSSSSSISCMDLSRKRKGKGRSLGGIISGHPMHQVPLSSNGSLDAEMLSEPDRSEGEDQQSKMRCFSREPHSQIEKRRRDKMNILIEELSAMVPACNPLARKLDKLTVLRMAVQHLKSLKGTTSSFSEAHPKPSFLPEDELKQLVLRAADGFLFVVSCDRGKIIFVSESMSKTLHYSRMELIGQSLFDYVHPKDVSKVKEQLSASELYPRERLIDTKTGVQVPSDVPSGNYISTGARRSFFCRMKQSRAAWRSGKKVPQLSTSKKKESQRYCTVHCTGYMRSWSTHQLDTESEVDMERESSHLPCLVAMGRVHSGPLPREEASEVTVRPTEFVTRYAVDGKFTFVDQRATTIIGYLPQELLGTSCYEYFHQEDLAHLAESHRKVLRSKEKIETNRYKFKTKQGSFVTLQSQWFSFINPWTKEMEFIVSTSKVVSGCGEKGEKAVEPSDFRTTQASAEEVKHFSPVIPGISSGSGTMIYTGSIGTQIANELLDFNSRMNSPSSGAPSPFCLLPEKSPVVPSQPSGPVPNTEHDGRQPGKSGLEPSQGPSGAAFLGGEASTSAGEIAELDLDTVVGPSGLGLSSDEAAMAVIMSILETDTNLSGAMDFDELQWTL from the exons GAAAGGCGCGCTCTTCTTCTAAGGCTTCATCGAGAATCCCGGTCTCCCTGCCCCGCATCATGACACGGGTTTCCTCTTGCAGTGTATGGTCTGAGCCAGCtgccccttcctcctcctcctcctcctcctccatctcctgtaTGGACTTGTCACGGAAACGGAAGGGGAAGGGCAGGAGCTT GGGAGGGATCATATCTGGCCACCCTATGCACCAGGTGCCTCTGTCTTCAAACGGGAGTTTAGATGCCGAGATGCTTAGTGAACCGGACAG GTCAGAGGGAGAGGACCAGCAAAGCAAAATGAGATGCTTCAG TAGAGAACCGCACAGTCAGATTGAGAAGCGACGGCGGGACAAGATGAACATCCTCATCGAAGAGCTCTCCGCCATGGTGCCTGCCTGCAACCCGCTAGCCCGTAAGCTGGACAAGCTGACTGTACTCCGTATGGCTGTGCAGCACCTTAAATCCCTTAAAG GGACTACAAGTTCTTTTTCTGAAGCCCATCCCAAGCCTTCATTTCTGCCTGAAGATGAACTCAAACAATTAGTGCTAAGA GCTGCAGATGGTTTCCTGTTCGTGGTGAGCTGTGACAGGGGAAAGATCATCTTTGTCTCAGAGTCCATGTCTAAGACACTTCACTATAGTCGG ATGGAGCTGATAGGACAGAGTCTGTTCGATTATGTTCATCCTAAAGATGTCAGCAAGGTGAAGGAGCAGCTGTCTGCATCAGAACTGTATCCTCGTGAGCGACTCATTGATACTAAAA CCGGGGTGCAGGTTCCCTCCGATGTGCCGTCTGGAAACTACATTAGCACGGGCGCCCGTCGCTCCTTCTTCTGTCGCATGAAGCAGAGCCGGGCCGCGTGGAGGTCGGGGAAGAAGGTGCCTCAGCTCTCCACCTCCAAGAAGAAAG AATCCCAGCGGTACTGCACTGTGCACTGTACAGGCTACATGCGCAGCTGGTCCACCCACCAGCTCGACACAGAGAGCGAAGTggacatggagagggagagctcCCACCTCCCCTGCCTGGTGGCCATGGGCCGCGTCCACTCCGGCCCCCTCCCTCGAGAGGAGGCCAGCGAGGTCACCGTCAGGCCTACTGAGTTCGTCACCCGCTATGCCGTTGATGGCAAGTTTACCTTTGTAGACCAAAG GGCCACTACTATCATAGGATATTTGCCTCAGGAACTACTGGGAACATCTTGTTATGAGTATTTCCACCAAGAGGACTTGGCACATCTGGCCGAAAGCCACAGGAAAG TCCTCCGCAGCAAAGAGAAGATTGAGACAAACCGCTACAAGTTCAAGACGAAACAGGGCTCCTTTGTTACACTCCAAAGCCAGTGGTTTAGTTTTATAAATCCGTGGACCAAAGAGATGGAGTTTATTGTGTCGACAAGTAAAGTTGTATC GGGTTGTGGTGAAAAAGGGGAGAAGGCAGTGGAGCCAAGTGATTTCAGGACAACGCAAG CCTCAGCAGAGGAAGTCAAGCACTTCTCTCCGGTTATTCCTGGAATCAGCAGTGGCTCAGGCACAATGATCTACACTGGAAGCATTGGGACCCAAATTGCCAACGAGTTGCTGGACTTCAACAG CAGGATGAACTCTCCCTCAAGTGGGGCGCCTAGCCCTTTCTGTTTACTTCCAGAGAAGTCTCCAGTAGTGCCCTCACAACCCAGCGGCCCC GTGCCAAACACAGAGCATGATGGCAGGCAGCCTGGGAAGTCTGGACTGGAGCCAAGCCAGGGACCCAGCGGGGCTGCCTTCCTGGGCGGCGAGGCCTCCACGAGCGCAG GCGAGATCGCTGAGTTGGACCTGGACACAGTGGTGGGGCCCAGTGGCCTTGGCCTTAGCAGTGACGAGGCAGCCATGGCAGTGATCATGAGCATTCTGGAGACAGACACTAACCTGAGCGGAGCCATGGACTTTGACGAGTTGCAATGGACTCtgtga
- the LOC105897493 gene encoding aryl hydrocarbon receptor nuclear translocator-like protein 2 isoform X3 has protein sequence MSAGKVAANSVEGAPEEHTGKARSSSKASSRIPVSLPRIMTRVSSCSVWSEPAAPSSSSSSSSISCMDLSRKRKGKGRSLGGIISGHPMHQVPLSSNGSLDAEMLSEPDRSEGEDQQSKMRCFSREPHSQIEKRRRDKMNILIEELSAMVPACNPLARKLDKLTVLRMAVQHLKSLKGTTSSFSEAHPKPSFLPEDELKQLVLRAADGFLFVVSCDRGKIIFVSESMSKTLHYSRMELIGQSLFDYVHPKDVSKVKEQLSASELYPRERLIDTKTGVQVPSDVPSGNYISTGARRSFFCRMKQSRAAWRSGKKVPQLSTSKKKESQRYCTVHCTGYMRSWSTHQLDTESEVDMERESSHLPCLVAMGRVHSGPLPREEASEVTVRPTEFVTRYAVDGKFTFVDQRATTIIGYLPQELLGTSCYEYFHQEDLAHLAESHRKVLRSKEKIETNRYKFKTKQGSFVTLQSQWFSFINPWTKEMEFIVSTSKVVSGCGEKGEKAVEPSDFRTTQASAEEVKHFSPVIPGISSGSGTMIYTGSIGTQIANELLDFNRMNSPSSGAPSPFCLLPEKSPVVPSQPSGPVPNTEHDGRQPGKSGLEPSQGPSGAAFLGGEASTSAGEIAELDLDTVVGPSGLGLSSDEAAMAVIMSILETDTNLSGAMDFDELQWTL, from the exons GAAAGGCGCGCTCTTCTTCTAAGGCTTCATCGAGAATCCCGGTCTCCCTGCCCCGCATCATGACACGGGTTTCCTCTTGCAGTGTATGGTCTGAGCCAGCtgccccttcctcctcctcctcctcctcctccatctcctgtaTGGACTTGTCACGGAAACGGAAGGGGAAGGGCAGGAGCTT GGGAGGGATCATATCTGGCCACCCTATGCACCAGGTGCCTCTGTCTTCAAACGGGAGTTTAGATGCCGAGATGCTTAGTGAACCGGACAG GTCAGAGGGAGAGGACCAGCAAAGCAAAATGAGATGCTTCAG TAGAGAACCGCACAGTCAGATTGAGAAGCGACGGCGGGACAAGATGAACATCCTCATCGAAGAGCTCTCCGCCATGGTGCCTGCCTGCAACCCGCTAGCCCGTAAGCTGGACAAGCTGACTGTACTCCGTATGGCTGTGCAGCACCTTAAATCCCTTAAAG GGACTACAAGTTCTTTTTCTGAAGCCCATCCCAAGCCTTCATTTCTGCCTGAAGATGAACTCAAACAATTAGTGCTAAGA GCTGCAGATGGTTTCCTGTTCGTGGTGAGCTGTGACAGGGGAAAGATCATCTTTGTCTCAGAGTCCATGTCTAAGACACTTCACTATAGTCGG ATGGAGCTGATAGGACAGAGTCTGTTCGATTATGTTCATCCTAAAGATGTCAGCAAGGTGAAGGAGCAGCTGTCTGCATCAGAACTGTATCCTCGTGAGCGACTCATTGATACTAAAA CCGGGGTGCAGGTTCCCTCCGATGTGCCGTCTGGAAACTACATTAGCACGGGCGCCCGTCGCTCCTTCTTCTGTCGCATGAAGCAGAGCCGGGCCGCGTGGAGGTCGGGGAAGAAGGTGCCTCAGCTCTCCACCTCCAAGAAGAAAG AATCCCAGCGGTACTGCACTGTGCACTGTACAGGCTACATGCGCAGCTGGTCCACCCACCAGCTCGACACAGAGAGCGAAGTggacatggagagggagagctcCCACCTCCCCTGCCTGGTGGCCATGGGCCGCGTCCACTCCGGCCCCCTCCCTCGAGAGGAGGCCAGCGAGGTCACCGTCAGGCCTACTGAGTTCGTCACCCGCTATGCCGTTGATGGCAAGTTTACCTTTGTAGACCAAAG GGCCACTACTATCATAGGATATTTGCCTCAGGAACTACTGGGAACATCTTGTTATGAGTATTTCCACCAAGAGGACTTGGCACATCTGGCCGAAAGCCACAGGAAAG TCCTCCGCAGCAAAGAGAAGATTGAGACAAACCGCTACAAGTTCAAGACGAAACAGGGCTCCTTTGTTACACTCCAAAGCCAGTGGTTTAGTTTTATAAATCCGTGGACCAAAGAGATGGAGTTTATTGTGTCGACAAGTAAAGTTGTATC GGGTTGTGGTGAAAAAGGGGAGAAGGCAGTGGAGCCAAGTGATTTCAGGACAACGCAAG CCTCAGCAGAGGAAGTCAAGCACTTCTCTCCGGTTATTCCTGGAATCAGCAGTGGCTCAGGCACAATGATCTACACTGGAAGCATTGGGACCCAAATTGCCAACGAGTTGCTGGACTTCAACAG GATGAACTCTCCCTCAAGTGGGGCGCCTAGCCCTTTCTGTTTACTTCCAGAGAAGTCTCCAGTAGTGCCCTCACAACCCAGCGGCCCC GTGCCAAACACAGAGCATGATGGCAGGCAGCCTGGGAAGTCTGGACTGGAGCCAAGCCAGGGACCCAGCGGGGCTGCCTTCCTGGGCGGCGAGGCCTCCACGAGCGCAG GCGAGATCGCTGAGTTGGACCTGGACACAGTGGTGGGGCCCAGTGGCCTTGGCCTTAGCAGTGACGAGGCAGCCATGGCAGTGATCATGAGCATTCTGGAGACAGACACTAACCTGAGCGGAGCCATGGACTTTGACGAGTTGCAATGGACTCtgtga
- the LOC105897493 gene encoding aryl hydrocarbon receptor nuclear translocator-like protein 2 isoform X2 encodes MSAGKVAANSVEGAPEEHTGKARSSSKASSRIPVSLPRIMTRVSSCSVWSEPAAPSSSSSSSSISCMDLSRKRKGKGRSLGGIISGHPMHQVPLSSNGSLDAEMLSEPDRSEGEDQQSKMRCFREPHSQIEKRRRDKMNILIEELSAMVPACNPLARKLDKLTVLRMAVQHLKSLKGTTSSFSEAHPKPSFLPEDELKQLVLRAADGFLFVVSCDRGKIIFVSESMSKTLHYSRMELIGQSLFDYVHPKDVSKVKEQLSASELYPRERLIDTKTGVQVPSDVPSGNYISTGARRSFFCRMKQSRAAWRSGKKVPQLSTSKKKESQRYCTVHCTGYMRSWSTHQLDTESEVDMERESSHLPCLVAMGRVHSGPLPREEASEVTVRPTEFVTRYAVDGKFTFVDQRATTIIGYLPQELLGTSCYEYFHQEDLAHLAESHRKVLRSKEKIETNRYKFKTKQGSFVTLQSQWFSFINPWTKEMEFIVSTSKVVSGCGEKGEKAVEPSDFRTTQASAEEVKHFSPVIPGISSGSGTMIYTGSIGTQIANELLDFNSRMNSPSSGAPSPFCLLPEKSPVVPSQPSGPVPNTEHDGRQPGKSGLEPSQGPSGAAFLGGEASTSAGEIAELDLDTVVGPSGLGLSSDEAAMAVIMSILETDTNLSGAMDFDELQWTL; translated from the exons GAAAGGCGCGCTCTTCTTCTAAGGCTTCATCGAGAATCCCGGTCTCCCTGCCCCGCATCATGACACGGGTTTCCTCTTGCAGTGTATGGTCTGAGCCAGCtgccccttcctcctcctcctcctcctcctccatctcctgtaTGGACTTGTCACGGAAACGGAAGGGGAAGGGCAGGAGCTT GGGAGGGATCATATCTGGCCACCCTATGCACCAGGTGCCTCTGTCTTCAAACGGGAGTTTAGATGCCGAGATGCTTAGTGAACCGGACAG GTCAGAGGGAGAGGACCAGCAAAGCAAAATGAGATGCTTCAG AGAACCGCACAGTCAGATTGAGAAGCGACGGCGGGACAAGATGAACATCCTCATCGAAGAGCTCTCCGCCATGGTGCCTGCCTGCAACCCGCTAGCCCGTAAGCTGGACAAGCTGACTGTACTCCGTATGGCTGTGCAGCACCTTAAATCCCTTAAAG GGACTACAAGTTCTTTTTCTGAAGCCCATCCCAAGCCTTCATTTCTGCCTGAAGATGAACTCAAACAATTAGTGCTAAGA GCTGCAGATGGTTTCCTGTTCGTGGTGAGCTGTGACAGGGGAAAGATCATCTTTGTCTCAGAGTCCATGTCTAAGACACTTCACTATAGTCGG ATGGAGCTGATAGGACAGAGTCTGTTCGATTATGTTCATCCTAAAGATGTCAGCAAGGTGAAGGAGCAGCTGTCTGCATCAGAACTGTATCCTCGTGAGCGACTCATTGATACTAAAA CCGGGGTGCAGGTTCCCTCCGATGTGCCGTCTGGAAACTACATTAGCACGGGCGCCCGTCGCTCCTTCTTCTGTCGCATGAAGCAGAGCCGGGCCGCGTGGAGGTCGGGGAAGAAGGTGCCTCAGCTCTCCACCTCCAAGAAGAAAG AATCCCAGCGGTACTGCACTGTGCACTGTACAGGCTACATGCGCAGCTGGTCCACCCACCAGCTCGACACAGAGAGCGAAGTggacatggagagggagagctcCCACCTCCCCTGCCTGGTGGCCATGGGCCGCGTCCACTCCGGCCCCCTCCCTCGAGAGGAGGCCAGCGAGGTCACCGTCAGGCCTACTGAGTTCGTCACCCGCTATGCCGTTGATGGCAAGTTTACCTTTGTAGACCAAAG GGCCACTACTATCATAGGATATTTGCCTCAGGAACTACTGGGAACATCTTGTTATGAGTATTTCCACCAAGAGGACTTGGCACATCTGGCCGAAAGCCACAGGAAAG TCCTCCGCAGCAAAGAGAAGATTGAGACAAACCGCTACAAGTTCAAGACGAAACAGGGCTCCTTTGTTACACTCCAAAGCCAGTGGTTTAGTTTTATAAATCCGTGGACCAAAGAGATGGAGTTTATTGTGTCGACAAGTAAAGTTGTATC GGGTTGTGGTGAAAAAGGGGAGAAGGCAGTGGAGCCAAGTGATTTCAGGACAACGCAAG CCTCAGCAGAGGAAGTCAAGCACTTCTCTCCGGTTATTCCTGGAATCAGCAGTGGCTCAGGCACAATGATCTACACTGGAAGCATTGGGACCCAAATTGCCAACGAGTTGCTGGACTTCAACAG CAGGATGAACTCTCCCTCAAGTGGGGCGCCTAGCCCTTTCTGTTTACTTCCAGAGAAGTCTCCAGTAGTGCCCTCACAACCCAGCGGCCCC GTGCCAAACACAGAGCATGATGGCAGGCAGCCTGGGAAGTCTGGACTGGAGCCAAGCCAGGGACCCAGCGGGGCTGCCTTCCTGGGCGGCGAGGCCTCCACGAGCGCAG GCGAGATCGCTGAGTTGGACCTGGACACAGTGGTGGGGCCCAGTGGCCTTGGCCTTAGCAGTGACGAGGCAGCCATGGCAGTGATCATGAGCATTCTGGAGACAGACACTAACCTGAGCGGAGCCATGGACTTTGACGAGTTGCAATGGACTCtgtga